In a genomic window of Gambusia affinis linkage group LG04, SWU_Gaff_1.0, whole genome shotgun sequence:
- the LOC122829750 gene encoding kallikrein-14-like codes for MALLKVLLLLGLGVAVSSVSLQKRIIGGQTCRDDERQYHVAIFISNGKKHLLCGGSLISDQWVLTATHCWMSDPGWVNEAHVGVHPKTAAKTTYTITQREIYTDCNGRLHDIMLLKLSDKTTIRPIKLPDCPDTLLLGTKVQIAGYGPKRIGFFNKRIKSRSNDLQCAELKIDKNEKLQEALARQKCFQYSYQNWYSVKTTKKDTSVGDSGGGWVFRNRLYGVQVFTGDHIYAHAAPAGFMDVCAYKKWIDDTINSII; via the exons ATGGCTctgctgaaggttctgctgctgctggggctgg GTGTTGCAGTGAGCTCAGTGTCTCTGCAGAAGAGAATCATTGGCGGTCAGACCTGTAGAGACGATGAGCGTCAGTATCATGTGGCTATCTTTATATCTAATGGAAAAAAGCATTTACTGTGTGGAGGATCTCTGATCAGTGATCAGTGGGTTCTGACTGCAACTCACTGCTGGATGTCAGATCCAGGATG GGTTAATGAGGCTCATGTAGGAGTTCATCCTAAAACAGCTGCAAAGACGACTTATACAATCACTCAACGTGAAATTTATACAGACTGCAACGGTCGTTTACATGACATCATGCTCCTGAAGCTGTCAGATAAAACAACAATCCGACCAATCAAACTACCTGACTGTCCAGATACTCTCCTACT cGGCACCAAGGTTCAGATTGCAGGTTATGGACCAAAAAGAATTGGCTTTTTCAACAAAAGAA TCAAAAGTCGATCAAATGATCTTCAGTGTGCAGAGTTAAAgattgataaaaatgaaaagctgcaAGAGGCACTGGCCAGACAGAAGTGCTTTCAGTACAGTTACCAGAATTGGTACAGTGTGAAAACCACCAAGAAGGACACATCTGTT GGCGACTCTGGTGGAGGATGGGTGTTCAGGAACAGGCTGTATGGCGTCCAGGTCTTCACTGGAGATCATATTTATGCACACGCTGCACCAGCTGGTTTCATGGACGTCTGTGCCTACAAGAAGTGGATAGATGACACAATTAATTCAATTATATAA